The following proteins are encoded in a genomic region of Oncorhynchus keta strain PuntledgeMale-10-30-2019 chromosome 6, Oket_V2, whole genome shotgun sequence:
- the LOC118385345 gene encoding regulator of G-protein signaling 7-binding protein B-like, which translates to MCSAPNGRKNRPRSAANIFQLSKPLQRDPERRESTESTRKAQRAVGECRMTVQDFNTLVALYREQVITIGEISADCPSLREALHRTRTKGCTMAQAAHQNLTVISGSGPEDGEIHPEICRLFIQLQCCLEMFITEMLKSMCLLGVLQLHRKGKDSYPEPRLDFKMDESSDVPILEEHSSSPVDYQHESWLVCTDIENIERDMREMRNLLSKLRETMPLPLKTQDDSSLLNLTPYPLVRQRKRRFSGFCCLVSS; encoded by the exons ATGTGTTCTGCTCCGAACGGGCGCAAGAACCGCCCCAGATCCGCAGCGAACATTTTTCAGCTCAGCAAACCACTGCAGAGGGACCCCGAACGCCGGGAGAGCACCGAGAGCACGCGGAAAGCCCAGCGGGCCGTAGGCGAATGTAGGATG ACAGTCCAAGATTTCAACACTCTCGTGGCGCTGTACCGAGAACAGGTCATCACTATTGGGGAGATTTCGGCCGATTGTCCCTCTTTACGCGAGGCGTTGCACCGCACCAGGACCAAAGGATGTACCATGGCCCAAGCTGCCCATCAGAACCTCACCGTGATATCTGGATCTGG GCCAGAGGATGGGGAGATCCACCCAGAGATCTGCCGGCTCTTCATTCAGCTGCAGTGCTGCCTAGAGATGTTCATCACGGAGATGCTCAAGTCCATGTGTCTACTGGGAGTGCTACAGCTCCACAGGAAAG GAAAAGATTCATACCCAGAGCCCAGGTTGGACTTCAAGATGGATGAGAGCTCTGATGTGCCCATTCTGGAGGAGCACTCCTCCTCACCTGTAGACTACCAACATGAGTCCTGGCTGGTGTGCACCGATATTGAAAACATAGAGAG GGACATGCGAGAGATGAGAAACCTGTTAAGCAAACTCAGGGAGACCATGCCTTTACCACTGAAAACCCAAG ATGACAGCAGTCTGCTGAATCTCACTCCATATCCGCTGGTCAGGCAGAGGAAGAGGCGCTTCTCTGGGTTCTGCTGCCTGGTGTCCAGCTGA